A part of Hippopotamus amphibius kiboko isolate mHipAmp2 chromosome 16, mHipAmp2.hap2, whole genome shotgun sequence genomic DNA contains:
- the CHD9NB gene encoding CHD9 neighbor protein, with product MGCHASKSTEVAEESQKPAEQLEKEEPNLGNGTEAADGKDTSLKDGTPEQKN from the coding sequence ATGGGATGCCATGCCAGCAAGAGCACCGAGGTGGCGGAGGAGTCTCAGAAACCCGCAGAACAGCTTGAGAAAGAGGAGCCAAATCTGGGGAATGGCACTGAGGCAGCAGACGGCAAAGACACCTCCTTGAAGGATGGCACCCCTGAGCAGAAGAACTGA